CCGGAGTGGGGCGCCATGATCGCCGACAGCTTCAAGGGGGGCTACGCCATGAACGCCCCCTGGACCATGCTCTTCCCCGGCCTTTTCATCATGCTCACCGTGCTGGCCTTCAACCTCCTGGGCGATGGCCTCAGGGACGCCCTGGACCCCCGGAGCCGCTAAAGAAAGCTTTAAAGGCCGGGGCCTATCCCCCGGGTATTATGGGAGCATGAGGAAAAGCCTTTTGCTCCTCCTCGTCCTGCCCCTCCTCGCCGCCTGCGAGGTGCTTCAGGGCTCGGGCTACCGGGTGGCCGAGGCCCAGCTCCTCTTCCCCGAGGCCACGGAGCGCTGGACCTACTTTTACGGGGAGCCCAGGGACGTGCGCCTGGGGGAAAAGGTCCTCCGCCTGGAAAAGGCGCCGGGAGAAAGCCTGTTGGGGGTACCAGGGGCGCTTTGGGTGGGGGGGAACCCCTTCTTGCGGGAGGTGGGCCCGGCCTTGAGGCCCCTGGCGGAGGCGGTGCGGGGCATAGGGGGAAGCCTCGTGGAGGTGCGGGCCCAAGCCGCCCTGCGGGCCACCTGGCTCTACGATGGGGTGGGCTGGGTGCGCCTCACGGGAAGCCTAAGGGAAGGGGAACGGCGAAGCCTGGTCCAGCCCACGACCTACCTCACCCCGGACCTTTACGCCTTTACCGGGGCGGAAACCCAGGTCCTCCTGCGGGAGGTGTTGGCCCGCCGGGGCGGGCGGCAGGTGGTGGTCTTCGAGCTTCAGGAGCCCGTCCTCAAGCCCCTCAACCTGGACCCGGCCCCCGATGGCTACCGGGTGGGTGCGCTTTTGGTCCAGTACGGGCTTAGGCTGGAGGCGGTGAGCCCCCCCGCCCCCCTCTACCGGATCCTGGACCGGGGCACTCAGGCCGCCTACCAGGAGGTGGAGCCCAAGGCCTTCCTGGCCAACAACCCCACCCGCTTCGCCGAGGTCTGGAGCCTGGTGGTGGCAAACCGCATCCCCCGCCCCCCCGCCCCCAACGCGGATTTCCGCACCCGGAGCGTGGCCGCCTTTTTCTGGGGTCTAAAGCCCACCGGGGGGTATGGCCTCGAGGTGGCCGGGGTCACCTACGCCGGGGATACCGCCCGGGTGGTCCTGAACCTTATCTCCCCCAGGCCCGGGGCCATCGTCACCCAGGCCCTCACCAGCCCTTACGTCCTCCTGGAGCTCCAGCGGGTACGGCGGGTGGTCTTCGCCGACCCCTCGGGGCAGATCCTGGCGGAGGCTAGGGAATGAGCCGCCCCCGCAACGCCCCCACCAGGTAGAGCGAGCCCGTGCAGAGGAGGGGTAGGCCGTCTTCCTTAGCCGCCTCCACCCCGTGCCCAAGCGCCTCCCAAGGGTCCTCGAAGAAGGGCGCCCCCAGCTCCGGCCCCAAGGCCCCCTCCCCCGCCCGGGCGTAGCGCACCGTGCGGGCTTTGGGCAGGAGGTGGGCCAAGACCCCTTTTACGTCCTTGCGGGGAAAGGCCCCGAAGAGGAGGTGGTAGGCGGAAAACTCCCGGGCCAGGGCCTGGGCCGCAGGGGGGTTGTGGGCCCCGTCCAGGTAGACCTCTACCCCTTCCACCAGGAAGCGCTCCAGCCGCCCCGGGTTCCGGGCCTCCCGAAGCCCCTGGGCGATGGCCTCCTCGGGAAAGCCCAGAAGCCTTAAGGCGGCGGCGGCGAGCCGGGCGTTTTCCTCCTGGAAGGCGCCCTTAAGGGCCGGGGGAGTGGGAAGGGCGAAGAGGGGGTCCTCGAGGTCCAGGACGTAAAGCGGGGCTCCCTTAGCCTGCGCCACCTCCCGGGCCACCTCCAACCCCACCCCCCTGGCCCCCGTGACCACGGGCACCCCTTCCCGGAAGGCCCCCGCCTTTTCCCGGGCCACCGCCTCCAGGCTTCCTCCCAAGGCCTCCAGGTGGTCCTCCCCCACGTTGGTGAGCACGGTGAGGGCCACCCGGGCCAGGGCGTGGGTGGCGTCCTTCTCCCCCCCTACCCCCGCCTCCACCGCCGCCAGGGCCACCCCCTTTTCCCGGAAGTGGTGGAAGGCCAAGGCGGTGGCCAGGTCAAAAAACCCGGGGGGCTCGAGGAAGCGCTCCCCCTGGGCCCAGGCCACGAAGCGCACCACCTCCGCCTCAGGGATAAGGCCCAGGTGGGTGCGGATCCTTTCCCGGAAGTCCCAAAGGTGGGGGCTGGTGTAGGCGCCGTAGGCCAGACCCTGGGCCCGGAAGGCGGCCTCGAGGTAGGCCACCACGCTCCCCTTACCGTTGGTGCCCAGGACGTGCACCGCGGCGAAGTCCCTTTCCGGGTGGCCCAGGCGCTCCAGGAGGGCCTTAACCCTAGCGGTTCCCCGCTCCCCTTGGCGCCTCCTTCCGTAAAGCCAGTCCAGGGCCTCTGGGTAGTCCATCACCCTTGCGCGTACTGAAGGCGGTAGAGGGTGGCGTAGTAGCCCCCTCGGGCGAGAAGGGCCTCGTGGGTCCCCTCCTCCACCAGCCGACCCTTGCGGAAAACCAGGATGCGGTCCACCTTGCGGATGGTGGAGAGCCGATGGGCGATGAGGATGGAGGTCCTCCCCTCCATGGCCCTATAGAGAGCCTCCTGCAAGCGCTTTTCCGTTTCCGAGTCCACATTGGCCGTGGCCTCGTCCAGGATGAGGAGGATGTCAGGGCTGGCCAGGAGGGCCCGCACCAGGGCCAGAAGCTGCTTCTCCCCCGTGGAAAGCCCCGCCCCCCTTTCCCCCACCTGGGTGCGGTAGCCCTGGGGCAGGCGCAGGATCGCCTCGTGCACGCCCAGGAACTTGGCCACCTCCACCACCCTTTCCTCCGGAACCTCCTCCTGGAAGAGCCGGAGGTTGTCTAAAATGGTGCCGGAGAAGAGGAAGGGGTCTTGCAGGACGATGCCGATATGCCGCCTGAGCTCCTCCTGGCGGTAGCAACGCACGTCCTCCCCATCCAAGAGGACCTGCCCCCTTTGCGGGTCGTAGAAGCGGGCGATGAGGCTCACCACGCTGGTCTTCCCCGCCCCCGTGGCCCCCACCAAGGCCACCTTCTCCCCCGGGCGGATGCGGAAGGAAACCCCCCTCAAGACCCAGTCCTCCTCCTGAGGCTCCACCCCCTTGGGGGTGTAGGCGAACCAGACGTCCCGGAAGGCCACCTCGCCCCGGAAACGGCGGATGGGCTTGGGGTTTTCCGGGTCCTTCAGCTCTTCCTCCGTGTCCAAGACCCCGAAGATGCGCTCGGCGCTGGCCATGGCCCCCTGGAAGAGGTTGAACTTGTCGGAAAGGTCCTGCAGGGGTTGGAAGAGCTGCCGGGTGTAGTCCACGAAGGCCACCAGAAGGCCCAAGGAGGCCGCTCCCCGCACCACCTCCCCCCCGCCCACGTAGAGGAGGCCCGCCACCGCCAAATCCCCCAGGAAGCCCACCACGGGGAAGAAGAGGGCGAACCAGCGCACGATCTCCACCCAGGCCTGGAGGAGGTCGCGGCTTAGGCGGTCGAACTTCTCCTCCCGCTCCTTCTCCTTCACGAAGAGCTGGATGGTTTCCACCCCGGAGAGGTTTTCCTGCAAGGCGGCGTTCACCCGGGCCAGGCGCAGGCGCATCTCCCGGTAAGCGAAGCGCATGCCGTTCCTAACCCAAAGCGTCACCCAAAGGAGGATGGGCACCACCAGAAGGACCACCAGGGTGAGCTTGGGGCTCAGGACGAGCATGAAGCCGAGAAGGCCAAAGAGGGTGAAGAAGTCGGCGATCACCCCCACCAGCCCCCCGGTGATGAACTGGTTGATGGCGTCCACGTCCGAGGTGATGCGGGTCATGAGCCGGCCCACGGGGTTTCGGTCGTAAAAGCCCGGGTGGAGGCGCATGAGCTTGGCGAAAAGGGCGCTTCGGAGGTCAAAGAGCACCCTTTGCCCCACCCACTGGATGAGGTAGGTCTGCCCATAGGTGGCGGCGAAGTTCACCCCCCGCACCAGCAAAAAGCCCAGGCTCACCCAAAGGAGAAGGGCAAAGCGCTCGGAAAGGGGCTTGGCCTCCTTGGGAAGGAGGGCCCCGTCAATGGCCCACTTGAAGAAGAGGGGGGTGAGGGCGGCGGTGAGGGTGGTGAGGAGGAGGAAAAGGAGGGCCAAGGCCACCTGCAGGCGATAGGGGCGAACGTAAGTCAGGATGCGGGCGAAAAGAACCCGGTCAAAGGCCTTGGTGTAGGCGTCCTCCTGGGTCATTCCTCCACCTCCTTTTCCATGCGCTGGATGCGGTCCAGCTCCGCATAAATCCCCCCGGCCTCGAGGAGGCTTTCGTGGGTACCCTCCTCCACGATCCTCCCCTCCTCCAAAACCACGATCCAGTCCGCATGGCGCAAGGTGGCGGTGCGGTGGGAGATGAGGAAGGTGGTCTGTTTGCCCAAAACCCCCTTCAGGCCCTCCAGGATCTTCGCCTCCGTTTCCGTGTCCACAGCGCTCAAGGCGTCATCCAGGATGAGGATTTTGGGGCGTTTGGCCAGGGCCCGGGCCAGGGCCACCCGCTGGCGTTGCCCCCCGGAAAGGGTCACCCCCCGCTCCCCCAACACGGTTTCGTAACCCCTCGGGAACGAGAGGATCTCCTCGTGGATCCCAGCGAGCCTCGCCGCCCACTCCACCCGCTCCCGGTCCAGCTTTTCCAGCCCGAAGGCGATGTTCTCGAGGAGAGTTTCGCTAAAGAGGAAAGGCTCCTGAGGCGCCACCCCCACCGCCTTCCTGAGAGCGGCCAGGGGAATGCGCCGCACCTCGTACCCCCCCACGTACACCTTCCCCTCCGTGGGGTCCAAAAGCCTGGGCACCAAGGCCACCATGAGGCTCTTCCCCGCCCCGGTACGGCCGGTGATGCCCAGGGTCATACCCTCGGGCACCGTTAGGGTGAGGTCTTTTAGAAGCCAGCGCCCCCCAAGCCGAAGCCCCACCCCCTCAAAGCGTACCTCCCCCGTGAGGTCCTCCTCCTTAAGGGGCAAAGGGTCTTGGTCCTGGATGGCGGGCTCCTGGTCTAAAAGCTCCAAAAGCCTCTTCAGGCTGGTAAGGCCCCGCTGGTACATGGCCAGGACCCAGCCGAGCCCCAGGATGGGCCAGGTGAGCTGGGCCAAATAGGCGTTAAACTGCACCAACTCCCCCACGGAAAGCTCCCCTCGCACCACCA
The Thermus sp. LT1-2-5 genome window above contains:
- a CDS encoding protease complex subunit PrcB family protein: MRKSLLLLLVLPLLAACEVLQGSGYRVAEAQLLFPEATERWTYFYGEPRDVRLGEKVLRLEKAPGESLLGVPGALWVGGNPFLREVGPALRPLAEAVRGIGGSLVEVRAQAALRATWLYDGVGWVRLTGSLREGERRSLVQPTTYLTPDLYAFTGAETQVLLREVLARRGGRQVVVFELQEPVLKPLNLDPAPDGYRVGALLVQYGLRLEAVSPPAPLYRILDRGTQAAYQEVEPKAFLANNPTRFAEVWSLVVANRIPRPPAPNADFRTRSVAAFFWGLKPTGGYGLEVAGVTYAGDTARVVLNLISPRPGAIVTQALTSPYVLLELQRVRRVVFADPSGQILAEARE
- a CDS encoding Mur ligase family protein; protein product: MDYPEALDWLYGRRRQGERGTARVKALLERLGHPERDFAAVHVLGTNGKGSVVAYLEAAFRAQGLAYGAYTSPHLWDFRERIRTHLGLIPEAEVVRFVAWAQGERFLEPPGFFDLATALAFHHFREKGVALAAVEAGVGGEKDATHALARVALTVLTNVGEDHLEALGGSLEAVAREKAGAFREGVPVVTGARGVGLEVAREVAQAKGAPLYVLDLEDPLFALPTPPALKGAFQEENARLAAAALRLLGFPEEAIAQGLREARNPGRLERFLVEGVEVYLDGAHNPPAAQALAREFSAYHLLFGAFPRKDVKGVLAHLLPKARTVRYARAGEGALGPELGAPFFEDPWEALGHGVEAAKEDGLPLLCTGSLYLVGALRGRLIP
- a CDS encoding ABC transporter ATP-binding protein; the protein is MTQEDAYTKAFDRVLFARILTYVRPYRLQVALALLFLLLTTLTAALTPLFFKWAIDGALLPKEAKPLSERFALLLWVSLGFLLVRGVNFAATYGQTYLIQWVGQRVLFDLRSALFAKLMRLHPGFYDRNPVGRLMTRITSDVDAINQFITGGLVGVIADFFTLFGLLGFMLVLSPKLTLVVLLVVPILLWVTLWVRNGMRFAYREMRLRLARVNAALQENLSGVETIQLFVKEKEREEKFDRLSRDLLQAWVEIVRWFALFFPVVGFLGDLAVAGLLYVGGGEVVRGAASLGLLVAFVDYTRQLFQPLQDLSDKFNLFQGAMASAERIFGVLDTEEELKDPENPKPIRRFRGEVAFRDVWFAYTPKGVEPQEEDWVLRGVSFRIRPGEKVALVGATGAGKTSVVSLIARFYDPQRGQVLLDGEDVRCYRQEELRRHIGIVLQDPFLFSGTILDNLRLFQEEVPEERVVEVAKFLGVHEAILRLPQGYRTQVGERGAGLSTGEKQLLALVRALLASPDILLILDEATANVDSETEKRLQEALYRAMEGRTSILIAHRLSTIRKVDRILVFRKGRLVEEGTHEALLARGGYYATLYRLQYAQG
- a CDS encoding ABC transporter ATP-binding protein, which encodes MTGGSASPLRRLLPYLYPYRFRYTLGVFLGLLSIFFFVLGPYFLRLAVDALGHGGPYGRYALLLLASAGLTALLSYFMRRLAVVASRRVEYDLRKDLFHHLLRLDRSFYQKTRVGDLMNRLNTDLSAVREMVGPGIMMGSRLSFLVLLAFFSMYTVDLRLAFYLTLILPTIALFMFYLLRLVDRRYREAQEAFDAISTLSQEAFSGIRVVKGYALEGRMLARFQDLNRIYMQRSLALARVEGPMQALLGFLMGFAFLTVLWVGGRMVVRGELSVGELVQFNAYLAQLTWPILGLGWVLAMYQRGLTSLKRLLELLDQEPAIQDQDPLPLKEEDLTGEVRFEGVGLRLGGRWLLKDLTLTVPEGMTLGITGRTGAGKSLMVALVPRLLDPTEGKVYVGGYEVRRIPLAALRKAVGVAPQEPFLFSETLLENIAFGLEKLDRERVEWAARLAGIHEEILSFPRGYETVLGERGVTLSGGQRQRVALARALAKRPKILILDDALSAVDTETEAKILEGLKGVLGKQTTFLISHRTATLRHADWIVVLEEGRIVEEGTHESLLEAGGIYAELDRIQRMEKEVEE